The Sphingopyxis fribergensis genome contains a region encoding:
- a CDS encoding serine hydrolase domain-containing protein, with protein sequence MRFTWSRAMLAAAMMVGVMAPSVNPTAARTTPKPVDALAPSPLPTPAMTKSDIDAWLDGYMPYALKRGDAAGAVVVVVKDGKVLTQRGFGYADVGARRPVDPETTVFKQASVSKLITWTAVMQLVEQGKIDLDRDINAYLDFRIPAFAGKPITMRNLMTHTGGFDEVQRGLNSYDPKKIPSLGDALKRQVPYRIYAPGTTPAYSNYGTSLAGYIVERVSGLSYNDYVERHIFAPAGMTRSTFRQPLPARLQPLMANGYMLGSGKPGPFELSSLTPSGAMAASGADMARFMIAHLDKGGPLLKPATAAQMHDTVLRLVPPLNGMALGFYEQNINGRRALSHAGDSLNFHSQLWIFPEEKVGIYMSMNAAGTQNVSGPIRAYLFEAFADRYFPFAQRDGRVDAATAREHARMMVGTYNKTRRLETSFLKAMELAGQTKVFLDSDGGIRLNAVQGIGGQPRKWVEIAPFVWREAGGKMRLAARVENGRVVRFSVDSASPYIAFDRVPWYLSTAWLTPAMLASLGALLLTAIAWPAAALARRRYGVKADLAPAALKSYRLTRGFAALAVAVMLGWILFVSTLVRDFSSLSGELDWALVTLQIVTPIIFLGLLASAIWNIRHVWTGKRGRFAKFWSIVLLISAVVLLWIGAGFHLIGFGTRF encoded by the coding sequence ATGCGGTTTACATGGTCTCGCGCAATGCTGGCTGCGGCGATGATGGTCGGGGTCATGGCGCCATCGGTGAACCCGACCGCCGCGCGAACGACGCCCAAACCGGTGGATGCGCTGGCCCCAAGCCCGTTACCCACCCCCGCGATGACCAAAAGCGACATCGATGCCTGGCTCGACGGCTATATGCCCTATGCCCTGAAGCGCGGGGACGCGGCGGGGGCGGTCGTGGTGGTCGTCAAGGACGGCAAAGTGCTGACGCAGCGCGGCTTCGGTTACGCCGATGTCGGCGCGCGGCGGCCGGTCGACCCCGAAACCACAGTTTTCAAGCAGGCCTCGGTATCGAAACTGATTACCTGGACCGCGGTGATGCAGCTTGTCGAGCAGGGCAAGATCGATCTCGACCGCGACATCAACGCCTATCTCGATTTCAGGATTCCGGCCTTCGCTGGCAAGCCGATCACGATGCGCAATTTGATGACGCATACCGGCGGCTTCGACGAAGTGCAGCGTGGGCTCAACAGCTATGACCCGAAGAAAATCCCTTCGCTCGGCGACGCGCTGAAGCGTCAGGTGCCCTACCGCATCTATGCACCGGGAACGACGCCGGCCTATTCGAACTACGGCACCTCACTGGCGGGTTATATCGTCGAGCGTGTATCGGGGCTCTCGTACAATGACTATGTCGAGCGCCACATCTTCGCGCCTGCAGGCATGACGCGATCGACTTTTCGCCAGCCGCTTCCCGCGCGGCTGCAGCCCTTGATGGCGAACGGCTATATGCTGGGATCGGGAAAGCCTGGGCCGTTCGAACTCAGCAGTCTCACGCCGTCGGGCGCGATGGCCGCGTCGGGCGCCGACATGGCACGCTTTATGATCGCACATCTCGACAAGGGCGGGCCGCTATTGAAACCCGCCACCGCGGCGCAAATGCACGACACGGTCCTGCGGCTGGTCCCACCGCTCAACGGCATGGCGCTCGGCTTTTATGAGCAAAATATCAACGGCCGCAGGGCGCTGTCGCATGCGGGCGACAGCCTCAATTTCCACAGCCAGCTCTGGATATTTCCCGAGGAGAAGGTCGGCATCTATATGTCGATGAACGCCGCGGGGACGCAGAATGTATCGGGGCCGATCCGTGCCTATCTGTTCGAAGCCTTCGCCGATCGCTATTTCCCGTTTGCGCAGCGGGACGGCCGCGTCGATGCCGCAACCGCGCGCGAACATGCGCGCATGATGGTCGGCACCTACAACAAGACCCGTCGGCTCGAAACGAGCTTTCTGAAAGCGATGGAACTGGCCGGGCAGACGAAAGTCTTCTTGGATAGCGACGGTGGCATCCGGCTGAACGCGGTGCAGGGTATCGGCGGTCAGCCGCGCAAATGGGTCGAAATCGCCCCGTTCGTCTGGCGCGAAGCCGGCGGCAAGATGCGCCTCGCTGCCAGGGTCGAAAATGGCCGCGTCGTGCGTTTCAGCGTCGATTCGGCGTCGCCCTATATCGCATTCGATCGCGTGCCCTGGTATCTGTCGACCGCCTGGCTGACGCCGGCGATGCTCGCCAGCCTCGGCGCGCTTTTACTGACAGCGATTGCCTGGCCCGCCGCGGCGCTCGCCCGTCGCCGCTACGGCGTGAAAGCCGACCTCGCGCCCGCCGCGCTCAAAAGCTACCGGCTGACGCGCGGCTTTGCGGCGCTCGCCGTCGCCGTGATGCTCGGGTGGATCCTGTTCGTGTCGACGCTGGTCCGCGATTTCTCGTCGCTGAGCGGCGAACTCGATTGGGCGCTGGTCACGCTCCAGATCGTAACGCCGATCATATTTCTCGGCCTGCTTGCCAGCGCGATCTGGAATATCCGGCACGTCTGGACCGGCAAACGCGGCCGCTTCGCCAAATTCTGGAGCATCGTCTTGCTGATCAGCGCGGTGGTGCTCCTCTGGATCGGCGCAGGCTTCCACCTGATCGGCTTCGGGACCCGCTTCTGA
- a CDS encoding DUF1611 domain-containing protein, with translation MNIQTSLDVAAGALQLPQPYLLFLGDTTIRGYAKTAFGLRDWAPEKCVGEYALPGATVSVGLEQLAPAEARARGARSMLIGVANSGGVIPESWMPALFEALDAGLDIVSGMHMRLAEMPELAARAERLGRQLIDVRHPPAGLPVGTGRKRSGKRLLTVGTDCALGKKYTALALARAFTARGVDADFRATGQTGIMIAGGGVPMDAVVSDFEAGAAETVSPDAADDHWDVVEGQGSLYHPAYAAVSLGLLHGSQPDVIVVCHEPGREEILGSPGYLLPSIEETIDLNLRLGARTNPAIRCAGVSYNTAHMAEDEAIALMAADSERLGLPVADPIRGGDAFARLVDSCLA, from the coding sequence GTGAACATTCAAACTTCCCTCGACGTCGCGGCCGGTGCCTTGCAATTGCCGCAACCCTATCTGCTGTTCCTCGGCGACACGACGATACGCGGCTATGCGAAAACCGCCTTTGGCCTTCGCGACTGGGCGCCCGAGAAATGCGTCGGCGAATATGCGCTGCCCGGCGCCACCGTCAGCGTGGGGCTGGAGCAGCTGGCGCCGGCCGAGGCGCGGGCGCGGGGCGCGCGTTCGATGCTCATCGGCGTCGCGAACAGCGGCGGCGTCATTCCTGAAAGCTGGATGCCCGCGCTGTTCGAGGCGCTCGATGCGGGGCTCGATATCGTCAGCGGCATGCACATGCGGCTGGCCGAGATGCCCGAACTCGCCGCACGGGCTGAGCGCCTCGGCCGCCAGCTGATCGACGTGCGCCACCCGCCCGCTGGCCTGCCCGTCGGTACGGGACGCAAGCGGAGCGGCAAGCGGCTGCTTACTGTCGGAACCGACTGCGCACTCGGCAAGAAATATACGGCGCTCGCCCTCGCACGCGCTTTCACCGCGCGCGGCGTCGACGCCGATTTCCGCGCGACGGGGCAGACGGGCATCATGATCGCCGGCGGCGGCGTGCCGATGGACGCGGTGGTCTCCGATTTCGAGGCGGGTGCGGCGGAAACGGTGAGCCCTGACGCGGCCGACGATCACTGGGATGTCGTCGAAGGACAGGGGTCGCTTTATCATCCCGCCTATGCCGCGGTATCGCTGGGCTTGCTCCACGGAAGCCAGCCCGACGTGATCGTCGTGTGTCACGAGCCTGGCCGCGAAGAGATTTTGGGTTCGCCGGGCTACCTCTTGCCGAGCATCGAGGAAACGATCGATCTCAACCTGCGCCTCGGCGCGCGGACCAATCCGGCGATCCGCTGCGCGGGCGTCTCCTACAACACGGCGCATATGGCGGAGGATGAGGCAATCGCGCTGATGGCGGCCGATAGCGAACGGCTAGGCCTGCCGGTCGCCGACCCGATCCGCGGCGGCGACGCCTTTGCCCGCCTGGTGGATAGCTGCCTCGCATGA
- a CDS encoding YkvI family membrane protein, whose product MSAAATPAAATGSSWFQRFLLPGFAFKAVVIGGGYATGRELAEFFLPSGPWGGLAAMLLAMLLWSIICAATFSLARVMGAFNYRSFFEGLLGRGWILFEVAYVLLVTLVLAVFGAAAGEIGASIFGWPPLAGTALLAASIALFVTFGNASVEGLFKYVSFLLYGVYALFMVFALSSFGDEIAARFAIPAPSDGWILGGLTYTGYNVIGAVVILPVIRHLTSQRDAVVSGLIAGPLAMAPAILFFVAMIAFYPGITDQTLPSDFMLRQLDMPLFHLLFQFMIFAALLESGAGSVHAINERVDAARRSRGGAPLGKRARAGIAAALLIGCMFLADRFGLVTLIASGYRFLSWVFLAVYVVPLLTVGLYRLVRSRKQQLQPAVQGNMT is encoded by the coding sequence ATGAGCGCAGCGGCCACCCCGGCAGCGGCGACCGGATCCTCCTGGTTCCAGCGTTTCCTGTTGCCGGGGTTCGCCTTCAAGGCCGTCGTGATCGGTGGCGGCTATGCCACCGGGCGCGAACTCGCGGAATTTTTCCTGCCGAGCGGGCCGTGGGGCGGATTGGCCGCCATGCTGCTCGCGATGCTGCTGTGGAGCATCATCTGCGCCGCGACTTTCTCGCTCGCGCGGGTCATGGGCGCGTTCAATTATCGCAGCTTTTTTGAAGGACTTCTTGGTCGCGGCTGGATATTGTTCGAGGTCGCTTATGTTCTGCTCGTGACGCTGGTGCTCGCTGTGTTCGGCGCCGCGGCGGGCGAAATCGGCGCGTCGATCTTCGGCTGGCCGCCGCTCGCGGGCACCGCATTGCTCGCGGCCTCGATCGCGCTGTTCGTGACTTTCGGCAATGCGTCGGTCGAGGGATTGTTCAAATATGTCTCCTTCCTGCTCTACGGCGTCTACGCGCTATTCATGGTCTTTGCGCTGAGCAGTTTCGGTGATGAGATCGCGGCACGTTTCGCCATTCCGGCGCCGTCCGATGGCTGGATTCTCGGCGGGCTGACCTATACCGGCTATAATGTCATCGGCGCGGTCGTGATCCTGCCGGTGATCCGCCACCTGACGAGCCAGCGCGACGCGGTCGTCTCGGGGCTGATCGCCGGGCCGCTCGCGATGGCGCCCGCCATCCTCTTCTTTGTCGCGATGATCGCCTTCTATCCCGGCATCACGGATCAGACTTTGCCGTCGGATTTCATGCTGCGGCAACTCGACATGCCGCTGTTCCACCTGCTTTTCCAGTTCATGATCTTCGCTGCATTGCTCGAAAGCGGTGCCGGTTCGGTCCACGCGATCAACGAGCGCGTCGACGCCGCGCGCCGGTCGCGCGGCGGGGCGCCGCTTGGCAAACGCGCGCGGGCGGGTATCGCGGCGGCGCTGCTCATCGGCTGCATGTTCCTCGCCGACCGCTTCGGTCTCGTGACGCTGATCGCCAGCGGCTATCGCTTTCTCTCGTGGGTCTTTCTCGCCGTCTATGTCGTGCCATTGCTGACGGTCGGCCTGTACCGGCTGGTTCGCAGTCGGAAACAACAGCTTCAACCCGCCGTGCAGGGGAATATGACGTGA
- a CDS encoding alpha/beta fold hydrolase has translation MTKATGWARVRRWVKRILLGLLALLLLLVVVGAIYEALGRKNAQAKYPPPGKLVDIGGRKMHIDCRGTGSPTVILESGLGTGGTTDWTLVHDEIAGFTRTCAYDRAGIMWSDAKDSPQDAAAVAEDLHRLLKGSGISDRLVLVGHSIGGPYTRTYVGKYGEQVAGLVMVDPSHPDQIARLGKVVSIDVHPRRASTLIHTAKALAWTGIVRFVIAQGDKPKLRTAAETKRLGDALVKAAAYASTSIRGSASELDGFDRTMDQARAVRSFGNRPLIVLTAMAPMKPEQLKALDLKPEAGARFKQEWKALHSEQAAFSTRGRQQIVPDATHYIQVDRPEVVIAAVREVVDEVRADTQATARK, from the coding sequence GTGACGAAAGCAACTGGCTGGGCGCGGGTTCGGCGCTGGGTGAAGCGTATCTTGCTGGGTCTGCTCGCGCTGTTATTGCTGCTCGTCGTCGTGGGCGCGATCTATGAGGCGCTCGGCCGCAAGAACGCGCAGGCGAAATACCCGCCCCCCGGAAAGCTCGTCGATATCGGCGGGCGCAAGATGCACATCGATTGCCGCGGCACCGGATCGCCGACCGTCATTTTGGAATCGGGCCTCGGCACGGGCGGTACGACCGACTGGACGCTGGTTCATGACGAGATTGCCGGTTTCACGCGCACCTGCGCCTATGACCGCGCTGGCATCATGTGGAGCGACGCCAAGGATAGTCCGCAGGATGCCGCGGCGGTGGCCGAGGATCTGCACAGGCTTTTGAAGGGGTCCGGAATATCGGATCGACTGGTGCTTGTCGGCCACTCGATCGGCGGCCCCTACACGCGCACTTATGTGGGCAAATATGGCGAGCAGGTGGCCGGGCTGGTGATGGTCGATCCGTCCCACCCCGACCAGATCGCGCGGCTCGGCAAAGTGGTGAGCATCGACGTTCATCCCAGGCGCGCGTCGACGCTGATCCACACGGCAAAGGCTTTGGCGTGGACCGGCATCGTCCGCTTCGTGATCGCACAGGGCGACAAGCCGAAGCTGCGGACCGCGGCCGAAACCAAGCGGCTCGGCGATGCGCTGGTCAAGGCGGCCGCCTATGCCAGCACGTCGATACGGGGTTCGGCCTCCGAACTCGATGGCTTCGACCGCACGATGGATCAAGCGCGCGCGGTCCGCAGTTTCGGAAACCGGCCGCTGATCGTGCTCACCGCAATGGCGCCGATGAAGCCCGAACAGCTGAAGGCCTTGGACTTGAAGCCCGAAGCGGGCGCGCGCTTCAAGCAGGAATGGAAGGCGCTCCATAGCGAACAGGCGGCGTTTTCAACGCGCGGGCGTCAGCAGATCGTGCCCGACGCGACCCATTATATCCAGGTCGATCGCCCCGAAGTCGTGATCGCCGCGGTTCGCGAGGTCGTGGACGAAGTGCGCGCCGACACGCAGGCTACGGCAAGGAAATGA
- a CDS encoding N-acyl-D-amino-acid deacylase family protein: MMKRKILLGAMSMLPLLLAANTPAPEYDIVVRGGRVLDGAGNPWVSADVAVKDGRVVRIGRVAGRGAKEIDAKGRYVSPGFIDMMDQSGRVLVKNGAAENKLLMGVTTVIAGEGGPPAAATEIPAHFKTLEQQGISVNYGTYYSATQARVKVMGDGAGSPTPAQLEAMGREVKIAMENGAFGISSALIYPPSSFQTTSDLVTLAKVAAQCDGFYATHMRDESEGLVQAIEEAIEIGEKGGVKVEIFHLKAAYAPGWGKLMPQAVATINAARARGVDVAADLYPYTAGGTGLEIIAPSWVWADGVEKGIERLRDPKVRERMKKEVAAGSMPGWSNLVHASGGFANVRLANGFSDKYRPYHGKSLAEIGKVLNRDPADVAWDILLEGLPNRSVALYFMMSEQDIETAIKQPWVSIGSDAAASEKAGEMDALGLPHPRAYGTFPRIIAEYVKRRPVLSLEDAVRKMTGWPAQRMGLTDRGLIRDGMRADMVVFDLDKLDDVASWDKPTASPTGIETVIVNGVVTIANGKHTGAKAGAVLRHSCGV, from the coding sequence ATGATGAAGCGTAAGATCCTTTTGGGTGCGATGTCGATGCTGCCGCTGCTGCTCGCTGCGAACACCCCGGCGCCCGAATATGACATTGTGGTCCGCGGCGGCCGCGTGCTCGATGGCGCGGGCAACCCGTGGGTCAGCGCCGACGTCGCGGTCAAGGACGGCCGGGTCGTGCGGATCGGACGCGTTGCGGGGCGCGGCGCCAAGGAAATCGATGCGAAGGGCCGCTATGTCTCGCCCGGCTTCATCGACATGATGGATCAGTCGGGGCGCGTGCTGGTGAAGAATGGCGCGGCCGAGAACAAGCTGCTGATGGGCGTAACGACCGTCATCGCGGGTGAAGGCGGCCCCCCCGCGGCCGCCACGGAAATCCCAGCCCATTTCAAAACGCTGGAACAGCAGGGCATCTCGGTCAATTACGGCACTTACTATTCGGCGACGCAGGCGCGCGTGAAGGTGATGGGCGACGGCGCGGGATCGCCGACGCCCGCTCAGCTTGAGGCGATGGGCCGCGAGGTGAAGATCGCCATGGAAAATGGCGCGTTCGGCATCTCCAGCGCGCTGATCTATCCGCCGAGCAGCTTCCAGACGACGTCCGACCTCGTCACGCTGGCAAAGGTCGCGGCGCAGTGCGACGGCTTTTACGCGACGCACATGCGCGACGAGAGCGAAGGCTTGGTCCAGGCGATCGAGGAAGCGATCGAGATCGGCGAAAAGGGCGGGGTGAAGGTCGAGATTTTTCACCTGAAAGCCGCCTACGCCCCGGGCTGGGGCAAGCTGATGCCGCAGGCGGTCGCAACGATCAACGCGGCGCGCGCGCGCGGCGTCGACGTCGCGGCGGACCTCTATCCCTATACCGCGGGCGGCACGGGGCTCGAGATCATCGCACCCAGCTGGGTGTGGGCCGACGGCGTCGAGAAGGGGATCGAGCGGCTGCGCGATCCCAAGGTGCGCGAGCGGATGAAGAAGGAAGTCGCCGCGGGCTCGATGCCCGGCTGGTCGAACCTTGTTCACGCCTCCGGCGGCTTCGCCAATGTCCGGCTCGCTAATGGCTTCAGCGACAAATACCGGCCCTATCACGGCAAGAGCCTCGCCGAGATCGGCAAGGTGCTGAACCGCGACCCGGCCGATGTGGCGTGGGACATCTTGCTCGAAGGTCTGCCCAACCGCTCGGTCGCGCTCTATTTCATGATGAGCGAGCAGGACATCGAAACCGCGATCAAGCAGCCGTGGGTCAGCATCGGCAGCGACGCCGCGGCCTCCGAAAAGGCGGGCGAGATGGACGCACTCGGCCTGCCGCATCCGCGCGCTTATGGCACCTTCCCGCGCATCATTGCCGAATATGTGAAGCGCCGCCCGGTCCTGTCGCTCGAGGATGCGGTGCGCAAGATGACGGGCTGGCCGGCGCAGCGCATGGGGCTGACCGACCGCGGGCTGATCCGCGACGGGATGCGCGCCGACATGGTGGTGTTCGACCTGGACAAGCTCGACGATGTGGCAAGCTGGGACAAGCCCACCGCGTCGCCGACGGGGATCGAGACCGTCATCGTCAACGGTGTCGTCACCATCGCGAACGGCAAGCATACCGGCGCCAAGGCGGGCGCGGTGCTGCGCCACAGCTGCGGCGTCTGA
- a CDS encoding serine hydrolase domain-containing protein, producing the protein MVRYISSLGLTALAFVASAPSFAAAPAISTPEDLGTAVSAQIACASIFVAERAEADVLRDDIHAFAPFTTAVTLAVDRKARTVTASAPGAATRTALFRPVAGCTLLTGDVSTAALDAQAAKLKPTRGNAAKPWPIGDAPVPKLAAAAEAKLDRAALDKAVIAAFDEQNKGGYPDTRAIVVVQGGAIVAEHYAPGFDQNTELLGWSASKSIMGTLVGLLVDDGVLKLDDPAPVPEWQGEGDPRSKITLRQLLTMSSGLTFSESYVPGNDSIKMLFEAGDMAAMAAAKPLKDAPGTNWSYSSGTTNILSRIVFQATGGTLEGMTRFAQKRLFEPTGMTSALIEPDETGVQVGSSYAYATARDWARYGLLHLNKGKVGGKQLLSKEWLDFAVTPTKAALRPFYGAQLWLNHAEAEGERRKLYPDLPTDTVMARGHSFQIVAAIPSQDAVIVRLGWTPEGHTFDWNKYLSQIAAALAP; encoded by the coding sequence ATGGTGCGCTATATTTCCAGCCTTGGTCTCACCGCTCTGGCGTTCGTCGCCTCCGCGCCGTCTTTCGCCGCCGCCCCGGCGATTTCGACGCCCGAAGACCTCGGCACCGCCGTTTCCGCGCAAATTGCGTGCGCCAGCATCTTCGTGGCAGAGCGCGCCGAGGCCGATGTGCTGCGCGACGACATCCACGCGTTCGCGCCGTTCACGACGGCGGTGACGCTGGCGGTCGACCGCAAGGCGCGGACGGTCACCGCATCGGCGCCGGGCGCCGCGACGCGTACCGCGCTGTTCCGGCCCGTGGCGGGTTGTACATTGCTGACCGGCGATGTTTCGACCGCCGCGCTCGACGCGCAGGCGGCCAAGCTCAAGCCGACGCGCGGGAATGCAGCGAAGCCCTGGCCGATCGGCGATGCCCCGGTGCCCAAGCTGGCCGCCGCCGCCGAGGCAAAGCTCGACCGCGCGGCGCTCGACAAGGCGGTGATTGCCGCCTTCGACGAACAGAATAAGGGCGGCTATCCCGACACGCGCGCGATCGTCGTCGTGCAGGGCGGGGCGATCGTTGCCGAACATTATGCGCCGGGGTTCGATCAAAATACCGAACTGCTCGGCTGGTCGGCGTCGAAGAGCATCATGGGGACGCTCGTCGGCCTGCTGGTCGACGACGGCGTGCTCAAGCTCGACGACCCCGCGCCGGTTCCCGAGTGGCAAGGCGAGGGCGATCCGCGGTCCAAGATCACACTGCGCCAGCTACTCACCATGTCGAGCGGCCTGACGTTCAGCGAAAGCTATGTCCCCGGCAATGATTCGATCAAAATGCTGTTCGAGGCGGGTGACATGGCGGCGATGGCGGCGGCCAAGCCGCTGAAGGACGCGCCGGGCACGAATTGGAGCTATTCGTCGGGCACGACAAACATCCTCTCTCGCATCGTGTTTCAGGCGACCGGCGGGACGCTGGAGGGCATGACGCGCTTTGCCCAGAAGCGCCTGTTCGAGCCCACGGGCATGACCAGCGCGCTGATCGAGCCCGACGAGACGGGGGTGCAGGTCGGCAGCTCCTATGCCTATGCCACCGCGCGCGACTGGGCGCGCTATGGGTTGCTGCACCTCAACAAGGGCAAGGTCGGCGGCAAGCAATTGCTCTCAAAGGAATGGCTCGATTTTGCGGTGACGCCGACCAAGGCCGCGCTGCGTCCCTTCTATGGCGCGCAGCTCTGGCTGAACCATGCCGAAGCCGAGGGCGAGCGCCGCAAGCTCTACCCCGACCTGCCGACCGATACCGTCATGGCGCGCGGGCACAGCTTCCAGATCGTCGCGGCGATCCCGTCGCAGGATGCCGTCATCGTCCGTCTCGGCTGGACTCCCGAGGGGCACACATTCGACTGGAACAAATATCTCTCGCAGATCGCGGCGGCGCTCGCGCCCTGA
- a CDS encoding dipeptide epimerase, with the protein MTLPLSLDLAIESLPLAKPFRISGHVFTDTPVVLVTLSDGTHSGRGEASGVYYLGDDVPAMAAAIESVRGAVKAGATREQLQTLLPAGGARNALDCALWELDARRSGVPVWEVAGLAEPRPLRTTFTLGADDPGVMAEGARGYAQARALKLKLTGDLDLDIARVQAVRAARPECWIGVDANQGFAIGDLDKLVAALVAADVKLLEQPLARGREADLTGYQCPIPIAADESALTLADVEGLVGRFDVVNIKLDKCGGLTEGLAIAQRARELGLGVMVGNMVGSSLAMAPAFIVGQLCDIVDLDGPIFLADDRKPSIEYTGGDAWCGEAIWGREVG; encoded by the coding sequence ATGACGCTTCCCCTCTCGCTCGACCTCGCGATCGAATCGCTCCCCCTCGCCAAGCCGTTCCGCATCTCGGGGCATGTCTTCACCGACACCCCGGTCGTGCTGGTCACGCTCTCGGACGGCACGCATAGCGGGCGCGGCGAAGCGTCGGGGGTCTATTATCTCGGCGACGATGTGCCCGCGATGGCGGCCGCCATCGAAAGCGTGCGCGGCGCGGTCAAAGCCGGAGCGACGCGCGAGCAGTTGCAGACGCTGCTCCCCGCGGGCGGCGCGCGCAACGCGCTCGATTGCGCGCTCTGGGAACTCGACGCTCGGCGCAGCGGCGTTCCCGTCTGGGAAGTCGCCGGGCTCGCCGAACCGCGCCCGCTCCGAACCACCTTCACGCTCGGCGCCGACGATCCCGGCGTGATGGCCGAGGGTGCGCGTGGCTATGCGCAGGCGCGCGCGCTCAAGCTCAAGCTCACCGGCGACCTCGATCTCGACATCGCGCGCGTGCAGGCGGTTCGCGCGGCGCGGCCCGAATGCTGGATCGGCGTCGATGCCAATCAGGGTTTCGCGATCGGCGACCTCGATAAGCTCGTCGCGGCACTGGTCGCCGCCGACGTCAAACTGCTCGAACAGCCGCTGGCGCGCGGGCGCGAAGCCGACCTCACCGGCTACCAGTGCCCGATCCCGATCGCGGCGGACGAGAGCGCGCTAACGCTCGCCGATGTCGAAGGGCTGGTCGGCCGGTTCGATGTCGTGAACATCAAGCTCGATAAGTGCGGCGGGCTGACCGAGGGGCTGGCCATTGCACAGCGCGCCCGCGAACTCGGACTCGGCGTGATGGTCGGCAATATGGTCGGCTCCAGCCTTGCGATGGCGCCCGCATTCATTGTCGGACAGCTATGCGACATCGTCGATCTCGACGGCCCGATCTTCCTGGCGGACGATCGCAAGCCCTCGATCGAATATACGGGCGGCGATGCGTGGTGCGGCGAGGCGATATGGGGCCGCGAGGTCGGCTGA
- a CDS encoding metal-dependent hydrolase family protein → MKKTIFAGLALVALIQPAAAQEPSATYIHAGRLLADPANGRVETNKTIVVEGGKIAAIRDGFVGEGRIVDLRDQFVMPGFIDSHVHLTFESSPTSRLDAVTKSTVDQAFDGVVFAKRTVRAGFTTVVDLGSDPQAINALRDATATGKVIGPRIIAAGGVAAHGGHGDVHGYRQEIIDLFRSPTLCSGADDCARAVRLAVQQGADVIKTASTGGVMSNTAAGLGQQMSDAELVAIVDTAHRLGRKVAAHAHGTDGVNAALRAGVDSVEHGTYLDAESIRLFKAKGSYLVPTLLAGDTVARQAEEAEWMPAAVRAKARTVGPLMVDALRRAHQSGVRIAFGTDSAVSKHGENAREFALMVKAGLTPLETIKSATVWAAAHAGLETEIGTLAAGKSADIVAVKGDPLAEVRSLETMGFVMARGVVAREAGE, encoded by the coding sequence ATGAAGAAAACGATTTTCGCGGGGCTCGCGCTGGTGGCGCTGATCCAGCCTGCCGCTGCGCAAGAACCGTCGGCAACCTATATCCACGCCGGGCGCCTGCTCGCCGATCCCGCGAACGGCCGCGTCGAAACGAACAAGACGATCGTTGTCGAAGGCGGAAAGATCGCCGCGATCCGCGACGGCTTCGTCGGCGAGGGCCGGATTGTCGACCTTCGCGATCAGTTCGTTATGCCGGGTTTCATCGACAGCCATGTCCACCTGACCTTTGAATCGAGCCCGACGAGCCGCCTCGATGCGGTGACCAAGTCGACCGTCGATCAGGCGTTCGATGGCGTCGTCTTTGCCAAGCGCACCGTGCGCGCAGGGTTCACCACCGTGGTCGACCTGGGTTCCGATCCACAGGCGATCAATGCGCTGCGCGATGCCACCGCGACGGGCAAGGTCATCGGGCCGCGGATTATCGCCGCGGGCGGCGTCGCGGCGCACGGCGGGCATGGCGACGTCCACGGCTATCGGCAGGAAATCATCGACCTGTTCCGCTCTCCCACGCTCTGTTCGGGCGCCGACGATTGCGCGCGCGCGGTGCGGCTGGCGGTGCAGCAGGGCGCCGACGTCATCAAGACCGCCTCGACCGGCGGCGTGATGTCGAACACCGCGGCGGGCCTCGGCCAGCAGATGAGCGACGCCGAACTCGTCGCGATCGTCGACACCGCGCACCGCCTCGGCCGCAAGGTCGCGGCGCACGCGCACGGGACCGACGGCGTCAATGCCGCGCTCCGCGCCGGCGTCGATTCGGTCGAGCACGGGACGTATCTGGATGCGGAATCGATCAGGCTGTTTAAGGCGAAGGGCAGCTATCTGGTTCCGACCTTGCTCGCCGGCGACACCGTTGCTCGGCAGGCCGAAGAGGCCGAATGGATGCCAGCAGCAGTCCGCGCCAAGGCGCGCACCGTCGGCCCGCTGATGGTCGATGCCTTGCGCCGCGCGCATCAGAGTGGCGTCCGCATCGCATTCGGGACCGACAGCGCGGTGTCGAAGCATGGCGAGAACGCCCGCGAATTCGCGCTGATGGTGAAGGCGGGGCTGACCCCGCTGGAGACGATCAAGTCCGCGACCGTGTGGGCGGCAGCGCATGCCGGGCTCGAAACCGAAATCGGCACCCTCGCGGCGGGCAAGTCGGCCGACATCGTCGCGGTAAAGGGTGATCCGCTGGCCGAGGTGCGCAGCCTTGAAACCATGGGATTCGTCATGGCGCGCGGCGTGGTCGCGCGGGAAGCAGGCGAATGA